From a region of the Drosophila virilis strain 15010-1051.87 chromosome 3, Dvir_AGI_RSII-ME, whole genome shotgun sequence genome:
- the eIF4E4 gene encoding eukaryotic translation initiation factor 4E1 isoform X1 — translation MLLAKQNSFNMLDSDTEMQADTLSSSSQELKSYSDGEMSKPSKQQLGHLPFKHPLEHTWTLWYLENDRSKSWEDMQNEITSFDMVEDFWSLYNHIKPPSELKIGSDYSLFKKGIQPMWEDETNNDGGRWVISIGRCSKLELDKLWLDVLLILIGEAVQHTEEICGAVINLRSKSNKISIWTANGHNEVAVMEIGYKLRKLLGLPPHNLQYQMHKDSMSKQGSLVKAAYILDPN, via the exons ATGCTGCTGGCCAAACAGAACAGTTTCAATATGCTGGACAGCGATACGGAGATGCAGGCAGATACGCTTTCCAGCTCCAGCCAGGAGCTCAAGTCCTACTCGGATGGCGAAATGAGCAAGCCGAGCAAACAGCAACTGggccatttgccatttaagCATCCATTGGAGCATACCTGGACATTATGGTATCTGGAGAATGATCGCAGCAAGAGCTGGGAGGATatgcaaaacgaaataactagCTTTGATATGGTCGAGGATTTCTGGAGTCTATACAATCATATTAAGCCGCCATCTGAGCTCAAGATTGGCAGCGACTACTCATTGTTCAAGAAGGGCATACA gCCCATGTGGGAGGATGAAACCAACAATGATGGCGGCCGCTGGGTCATCAGCATCGGACGCTGCAGCAAACTGGAGCTGGACAAGCTCTGGCTGGACGTG CTGTTAATACTGATTGGTGAGGCTGTTCAGCATACCGAGGAAATCTGTGGCGCTGTCATCAACTTGcgcagcaagagcaacaaaattt CGATTTGGACCGCCAATGGGCACAATGAAGTGGCCGTCATGGAGATTGGTTACAAGCTGCGTAAGCTGCTCGGCCTGCCGCCCCACAATCTGCAATACCAGATGCACAAGGATTCGATGAGCAAGCAAGGATCGCTAGTGAAAGCCGCTTACATACT AGACCCCAACTAA
- the eIF4E4 gene encoding eukaryotic translation initiation factor 4E1 isoform X3, with product MLDSDTEMQADTLSSSSQELKSYSDGEMSKPSKQQLGHLPFKHPLEHTWTLWYLENDRSKSWEDMQNEITSFDMVEDFWSLYNHIKPPSELKIGSDYSLFKKGIQPMWEDETNNDGGRWVISIGRCSKLELDKLWLDVLLILIGEAVQHTEEICGAVINLRSKSNKISIWTANGHNEVAVMEIGYKLRKLLGLPPHNLQYQMHKDSMSKQGSLVKAAYILDPN from the exons ATGCTGGACAGCGATACGGAGATGCAGGCAGATACGCTTTCCAGCTCCAGCCAGGAGCTCAAGTCCTACTCGGATGGCGAAATGAGCAAGCCGAGCAAACAGCAACTGggccatttgccatttaagCATCCATTGGAGCATACCTGGACATTATGGTATCTGGAGAATGATCGCAGCAAGAGCTGGGAGGATatgcaaaacgaaataactagCTTTGATATGGTCGAGGATTTCTGGAGTCTATACAATCATATTAAGCCGCCATCTGAGCTCAAGATTGGCAGCGACTACTCATTGTTCAAGAAGGGCATACA gCCCATGTGGGAGGATGAAACCAACAATGATGGCGGCCGCTGGGTCATCAGCATCGGACGCTGCAGCAAACTGGAGCTGGACAAGCTCTGGCTGGACGTG CTGTTAATACTGATTGGTGAGGCTGTTCAGCATACCGAGGAAATCTGTGGCGCTGTCATCAACTTGcgcagcaagagcaacaaaattt CGATTTGGACCGCCAATGGGCACAATGAAGTGGCCGTCATGGAGATTGGTTACAAGCTGCGTAAGCTGCTCGGCCTGCCGCCCCACAATCTGCAATACCAGATGCACAAGGATTCGATGAGCAAGCAAGGATCGCTAGTGAAAGCCGCTTACATACT AGACCCCAACTAA
- the eIF4E4 gene encoding eukaryotic translation initiation factor 4E1 isoform X2, which yields MLLAKQNSFNMLDSDTEMQADTLSSSSQELKSYSDGEMSKPSKQQLGHLPFKHPLEHTWTLWYLENDRSKSWEDMQNEITSFDMVEDFWSLYNHIKPPSELKIGSDYSLFKKGIQPMWEDETNNDGGRWVISIGRCSKLELDKLWLDVLLILIGEAVQHTEEICGAVINLRSKSNKISIWTANGHNEVAVMEIGYKLRKLLGLPPHNLQYQMHKDSMSKQGSLVKAAYIL from the exons ATGCTGCTGGCCAAACAGAACAGTTTCAATATGCTGGACAGCGATACGGAGATGCAGGCAGATACGCTTTCCAGCTCCAGCCAGGAGCTCAAGTCCTACTCGGATGGCGAAATGAGCAAGCCGAGCAAACAGCAACTGggccatttgccatttaagCATCCATTGGAGCATACCTGGACATTATGGTATCTGGAGAATGATCGCAGCAAGAGCTGGGAGGATatgcaaaacgaaataactagCTTTGATATGGTCGAGGATTTCTGGAGTCTATACAATCATATTAAGCCGCCATCTGAGCTCAAGATTGGCAGCGACTACTCATTGTTCAAGAAGGGCATACA gCCCATGTGGGAGGATGAAACCAACAATGATGGCGGCCGCTGGGTCATCAGCATCGGACGCTGCAGCAAACTGGAGCTGGACAAGCTCTGGCTGGACGTG CTGTTAATACTGATTGGTGAGGCTGTTCAGCATACCGAGGAAATCTGTGGCGCTGTCATCAACTTGcgcagcaagagcaacaaaattt CGATTTGGACCGCCAATGGGCACAATGAAGTGGCCGTCATGGAGATTGGTTACAAGCTGCGTAAGCTGCTCGGCCTGCCGCCCCACAATCTGCAATACCAGATGCACAAGGATTCGATGAGCAAGCAAGGATCGCTAGTGAAAGCCGCTTACATACTGTAA